In one window of Dyella thiooxydans DNA:
- the mzaB gene encoding MZA anti-phage system associated ATPase MzaB, with the protein MIEALRGLGYTTGTALADIIDNSISAGARHVDVVFGWAGHDSWVSVLDDGSGMGDADLESAMRLGDRNPLHVRAESDLGRFGLGLKTASFSQCRRLTVASWTHTESSCLRWDLDALAAEADGGWDLLEGCTPGSESRITAPDRKPTGTLVLWEVLDRVVTRGTTKQDFLDLIDRVERHLAMVFHRYLDGSAERLQITINGTPISPWDPFLSTHPATWASPIVRLSSAHGPIVLQGYVLPHKDKLDSKQFELAAGPDGWTAQQGFYVYRNRRLLLAGSWLGLGRGRPWTKEEPYRLARICLDIPNSADAEWKIDIRKSTARPPVSVREGVVRLAEDIRERARRVFAHRGQPIRRGQNEPVAQAWQADHFPGGVRYRVYRAHPAVRAVMEEAGALGTSIEAMLRVLEETIPVQRIWLDTVEKSETPRTGFADQPPAEVQKVLEVLYRNMVNRKGMSPDRARKQLLQTEPFNLHPELVNALPDMAADQGENGTC; encoded by the coding sequence ATGATCGAGGCGCTGCGCGGCCTGGGATATACGACGGGAACCGCTCTGGCGGACATCATCGACAACAGCATCTCAGCCGGTGCACGTCACGTCGACGTGGTTTTCGGCTGGGCAGGGCACGACAGCTGGGTATCGGTTCTCGATGATGGAAGCGGAATGGGAGATGCGGATCTCGAGAGTGCGATGCGACTTGGTGACCGGAACCCCCTGCACGTGCGCGCGGAAAGCGATCTCGGGCGATTCGGCCTAGGTCTGAAGACAGCCTCTTTCTCTCAATGTCGGCGTCTGACCGTTGCCAGTTGGACACACACCGAATCAAGTTGTCTGCGCTGGGATCTCGATGCACTCGCTGCTGAGGCCGATGGCGGCTGGGATCTGCTGGAAGGGTGTACTCCTGGTTCCGAATCACGCATCACTGCCCCAGACCGTAAGCCCACAGGAACACTCGTGCTTTGGGAGGTGCTTGACCGTGTCGTGACCCGAGGCACGACCAAGCAAGATTTTCTTGATCTCATTGATAGGGTGGAGCGTCACCTTGCCATGGTGTTTCACCGCTACCTTGACGGCTCTGCCGAGCGCTTGCAGATCACGATCAACGGCACGCCGATCAGCCCTTGGGATCCGTTTCTGAGCACCCACCCAGCTACTTGGGCTTCGCCGATCGTCAGACTCAGCAGTGCCCACGGGCCTATCGTTCTTCAGGGATATGTCCTGCCCCACAAGGACAAGCTTGATAGCAAGCAGTTCGAACTCGCGGCGGGTCCAGACGGCTGGACCGCTCAGCAGGGCTTCTATGTGTATCGGAACCGTCGCCTTCTGCTTGCGGGAAGCTGGCTTGGATTGGGGCGAGGGCGCCCGTGGACGAAGGAAGAGCCGTATCGGCTAGCGCGTATCTGTCTCGACATCCCTAATAGTGCCGACGCAGAATGGAAAATCGACATCCGTAAATCGACCGCGAGGCCGCCGGTCTCGGTCCGGGAGGGTGTTGTCCGGCTCGCCGAGGACATTAGGGAGCGGGCCAGACGCGTCTTCGCCCACCGAGGCCAGCCTATCCGGCGTGGACAGAACGAGCCGGTTGCCCAGGCATGGCAGGCTGACCACTTTCCGGGCGGCGTCCGATATCGCGTCTACCGAGCACACCCGGCTGTGAGAGCCGTGATGGAAGAGGCCGGCGCGCTGGGTACGAGTATTGAAGCGATGCTCCGGGTGCTGGAAGAGACGATTCCCGTACAGCGAATCTGGCTTGACACAGTAGAGAAATCAGAGACTCCACGAACGGGCTTTGCTGACCAGCCTCCAGCTGAGGTCCAGAAGGTACTGGAGGTTCTTTACCGGAACATGGTGAACCGGAAGGGAATGTCGCCAGATAGGGCCCGAAAGCAGCTTCTGCAGACTGAACCTTTCAACCTCCATCCCGAGCTAGTCAATGCACTGCCGGACATGGCAGCGGATCAAGGAGAAAATGGAACGTGCTGA
- a CDS encoding sigma-70 family RNA polymerase sigma factor, with product MNAVQEFTPMHPLFRMALTHGDTEGAATHLESGRPVDCRDSIGRTPLMIAAQKGYLDLCALLLQRGADIHAKDNSGNTALTIAQAADRPDIAELLLAAGGNAATDTPGHKTHEIRLELAASGEGSASESSADDDSSLGDWETEDPVEAPGNDADCLTEATILQAQIGTHEAVDLDGDWLDVEVDLPASLRDRRRTRLLDPAERALLEGLLSDAIDYGIVPATRLARYAYATESELDPDFPDHLMRLLGELGAVIDDDDEEWLIPDEERDVPEEYSETLEDAFVYLEDMSARLNDPLTRFVADIRSKGLFTRDDEQRVGSAVETALGRALDTIATSPTGTAAAIEVGTSILTGQRAPSGLTRLVDEGPGTEDNDEDDGATEDDIGDDAGAHVSAESSRIHAFAERVELLRESASSSTASAPLTGDIRSHLAALEPTPAFIRLVAEHLRDQGDHDCDLSAPLEAIRRLYSQMADANYRLVISIAKKYMGTGIPLIDLIQEGNLGLLRAVEKFDYRRGFKFSTYATWWIRQAITRAIADSGFMIRVPVHMREKINKVNAVRRILDAAGVEDPSYEEIASRTGMDEGEVRKALSVPEVCCWDEAPEILAHVLEVKDDEERQADTLAIVANLRSTLQDALETLKEREAQVLVYRFGLDGGECRTLEEVGQYFGVTRERIRQLESKGLARLRRPSTAGMLHPFIGESTPSNQKGDPE from the coding sequence ATGAATGCGGTACAGGAATTTACGCCGATGCATCCTCTATTCCGAATGGCGCTGACGCATGGCGACACTGAGGGTGCGGCAACACATCTGGAGAGCGGGCGCCCGGTCGACTGCCGGGACAGCATCGGCCGGACGCCGCTGATGATTGCGGCGCAAAAAGGTTACCTAGACCTGTGTGCCCTTCTACTCCAGCGCGGTGCCGACATCCATGCGAAAGACAACAGCGGGAACACCGCACTAACAATTGCACAAGCAGCCGACCGACCTGATATTGCTGAACTCCTCCTCGCGGCAGGAGGGAATGCCGCTACAGATACGCCAGGCCACAAGACTCATGAAATCCGGCTTGAACTAGCGGCCTCGGGTGAGGGGTCCGCCTCAGAATCATCCGCAGATGACGACTCCAGTCTCGGAGATTGGGAGACGGAAGACCCTGTTGAAGCGCCCGGCAATGACGCTGACTGCCTGACCGAAGCAACCATTCTTCAAGCGCAGATCGGTACACACGAAGCAGTCGACCTAGATGGGGACTGGCTTGACGTCGAAGTTGACCTACCCGCTTCACTGCGCGATCGGAGACGTACGCGCCTTCTGGATCCTGCCGAGAGGGCATTGCTGGAGGGCCTGCTTTCTGACGCGATCGACTATGGAATAGTGCCGGCAACACGATTGGCGCGGTATGCCTACGCCACCGAGAGTGAGCTTGACCCGGATTTCCCTGACCATCTGATGCGGCTTCTGGGTGAGCTCGGCGCTGTCATCGACGACGACGACGAGGAGTGGCTGATACCGGATGAGGAACGTGATGTTCCCGAGGAGTACTCAGAAACCCTAGAAGATGCGTTCGTTTACCTAGAGGACATGTCGGCCAGACTCAATGATCCGCTAACAAGGTTTGTTGCTGACATCCGCTCAAAGGGGCTCTTCACTCGTGACGACGAACAGCGAGTTGGGAGCGCGGTAGAGACCGCACTTGGACGCGCACTCGACACCATCGCAACCTCACCAACCGGCACCGCTGCGGCTATCGAGGTCGGAACCTCCATCCTCACTGGCCAAAGGGCACCATCTGGTCTTACCCGTCTGGTGGATGAGGGTCCTGGGACCGAGGACAACGACGAAGACGACGGCGCTACGGAGGACGACATCGGTGATGATGCCGGCGCGCATGTTAGCGCCGAATCGAGTCGAATCCATGCCTTTGCAGAGCGAGTCGAACTTCTCCGAGAGTCAGCTTCCTCCTCCACTGCATCAGCGCCTCTGACAGGTGACATCAGGAGCCATCTTGCTGCTCTGGAGCCGACTCCCGCGTTCATAAGGCTGGTGGCGGAACACCTCAGGGACCAGGGAGATCACGACTGTGATCTTTCCGCGCCACTTGAGGCGATCCGCCGGCTGTACTCCCAGATGGCAGACGCCAATTACCGGCTGGTAATCTCGATTGCAAAAAAGTACATGGGGACCGGGATTCCACTAATCGACCTTATTCAGGAAGGCAATCTAGGCCTCCTGCGCGCAGTCGAAAAATTTGATTACCGGCGTGGCTTCAAGTTTTCCACCTATGCGACCTGGTGGATCCGACAGGCAATCACACGAGCTATCGCCGATTCGGGATTCATGATCCGTGTGCCTGTGCACATGCGGGAGAAGATCAACAAGGTGAATGCTGTGCGCCGCATACTGGATGCCGCTGGCGTTGAGGATCCATCGTATGAAGAGATCGCATCGCGGACCGGCATGGATGAGGGAGAGGTGCGGAAAGCACTGTCGGTCCCTGAAGTATGTTGTTGGGACGAAGCCCCCGAAATTCTGGCCCACGTTCTTGAAGTCAAAGATGATGAAGAGAGGCAGGCCGATACTCTCGCTATTGTGGCCAATCTCAGAAGCACACTGCAGGATGCGCTAGAAACGCTGAAGGAGCGGGAGGCCCAGGTTCTCGTCTACAGGTTCGGATTGGACGGCGGCGAGTGCCGAACGCTTGAGGAGGTAGGCCAGTACTTTGGCGTGACGCGAGAGCGAATTCGTCAGCTTGAGAGCAAGGGGCTTGCGCGCCTGCGGCGTCCTTCGACCGCAGGAATGCTCCACCCGTTCATCGGCGAGTCGACGCCATCCAACCAGAAGGGAGATCCCGAGTGA
- a CDS encoding DNA cytosine methyltransferase, with protein sequence MPLIRDISADRLPALITSTIRGPQLLTVVRRRIENSIGIIDIFAGPGGLGEGFSSFEPNAGYRPFRIGVSAEMEQSAHATLRLRAFYRLLREREGNMPKQYLAYLQAAAAGKALPPESHFADGPLRTLWEEAAQEALNLKLGEPEHNSALYERINEVRQRHERLVLIGGPPCQAYSVVGRARQRNVKGFRTRGDHRHFLYREYLEILSRFTPDVFIMENVKGILSSTVGGRNMFASIREDLMDPGQALGKASSASVASHRYVLLPIHLESGSSRCPERAAGDPKEFVIRCENHGVPQARHRVIIMGVRADHADRALGVAGLHIPDVHPRLTDALSGLPTLRSGLSRRADVPNEWASAMERQKKRVSSALSRGSTSLRNRILSIPVDPALPRGSITYAAEPTGFAAQLWHRDQQVVVNHETRGHMESDLGRYLFCASYAMEHGRCLPLTEFPEVLKPEHANTDSGDFADRFRVQLPNRPSSTITSHLSKDGHAFIHWDASQCRSLTVREAARLQTFSDDYLFLGNRTQQFVQVGNAVPPIIARQIAKVVWSILD encoded by the coding sequence TTGCCCCTGATCCGTGACATCAGTGCCGATCGTTTGCCTGCACTCATCACGTCGACCATTCGCGGACCTCAGCTCTTGACAGTAGTACGCCGTCGCATAGAAAACTCCATCGGCATCATCGATATCTTTGCCGGACCGGGAGGTCTGGGTGAAGGTTTCAGCAGCTTTGAACCCAACGCAGGATACCGACCGTTCCGCATAGGCGTCTCTGCCGAGATGGAACAATCGGCCCACGCGACGCTTCGTCTACGTGCGTTTTACCGGCTGCTGCGTGAGCGCGAGGGCAACATGCCGAAGCAGTACCTGGCTTATCTGCAGGCCGCCGCAGCGGGCAAAGCCCTACCACCCGAAAGCCACTTTGCCGATGGACCCCTACGCACATTGTGGGAAGAGGCAGCTCAGGAGGCTCTAAACCTGAAACTGGGCGAGCCGGAGCACAATTCAGCACTATACGAGCGAATCAATGAGGTGCGTCAGCGCCATGAACGATTAGTACTGATCGGCGGACCTCCGTGCCAGGCGTACTCGGTGGTCGGTCGCGCACGACAGCGGAACGTCAAAGGATTCAGGACCAGAGGAGATCATCGCCACTTCCTCTATCGCGAGTACCTCGAAATCCTATCGAGATTCACGCCGGATGTTTTCATCATGGAGAACGTGAAGGGAATCCTTTCCTCGACGGTTGGTGGACGAAACATGTTCGCAAGCATCCGTGAGGACCTGATGGATCCCGGCCAGGCCCTTGGGAAGGCATCATCGGCTTCCGTAGCCTCACACCGTTACGTACTGCTGCCGATCCATTTGGAAAGCGGATCGTCACGATGTCCCGAACGTGCGGCCGGAGATCCGAAGGAATTTGTTATCCGTTGTGAGAACCACGGCGTCCCGCAGGCGCGCCATCGGGTAATCATCATGGGGGTGCGCGCGGATCACGCAGATCGCGCCTTGGGCGTGGCTGGCCTGCATATACCTGACGTACACCCGCGTCTGACAGACGCTCTTAGCGGTCTTCCGACACTGAGGAGTGGACTGAGCCGTCGCGCCGACGTTCCCAACGAGTGGGCGTCCGCCATGGAACGCCAGAAGAAGCGAGTCTCGTCAGCACTCTCCCGCGGTTCGACCTCGCTTCGTAACCGAATATTATCGATACCGGTAGATCCAGCCCTCCCACGCGGGTCAATCACGTATGCCGCTGAGCCTACCGGATTTGCGGCCCAGCTCTGGCACCGTGACCAACAGGTGGTGGTCAACCACGAAACGCGTGGTCACATGGAATCCGACTTGGGCCGCTACCTATTTTGCGCCTCATACGCAATGGAGCACGGTCGATGCTTGCCGTTGACGGAATTCCCGGAGGTCCTCAAGCCGGAGCATGCAAACACGGACAGCGGTGACTTTGCTGACCGTTTCCGTGTGCAGTTGCCCAATCGTCCCTCAAGCACCATCACGAGCCATCTCTCGAAGGATGGACACGCATTTATTCATTGGGATGCCAGCCAGTGTCGGAGCCTTACGGTCCGCGAGGCGGCACGGTTGCAGACTTTCAGCGACGACTATCTGTTTCTCGGGAACCGAACACAGCAGTTTGTACAGGTTGGCAATGCGGTACCGCCAATTATCGCTCGACAGATCGCCAAGGTCGTCTGGTCGATACTCGATTAG
- a CDS encoding very short patch repair endonuclease — MSRIRGKHTRPEMQIRKLLWHAGFRYRLHGPKLPGRPDVVLPRWRAVILVHGCFWHYHEGCVLFRLPATRTEFWLNKLSGNRERDRRSIRELQERGWRVAIVWECALKVDEARVEQSLTRWLRSDSPAIEVFRDGTEVVNLTASALQ; from the coding sequence ATGTCACGGATCAGGGGCAAGCACACGCGCCCCGAAATGCAGATCCGCAAACTTCTGTGGCATGCAGGCTTCCGCTACCGGCTCCATGGCCCGAAGCTGCCAGGCAGGCCAGATGTAGTCTTGCCGCGCTGGCGGGCCGTCATCCTCGTGCACGGTTGCTTCTGGCACTACCACGAAGGTTGCGTGCTCTTTCGACTCCCTGCAACTAGGACCGAGTTCTGGCTCAACAAGCTCAGCGGCAACCGGGAGCGCGACCGGAGGTCGATTCGTGAGCTGCAAGAAAGGGGCTGGCGCGTGGCTATTGTCTGGGAGTGTGCTCTCAAGGTAGACGAGGCGCGCGTAGAGCAAAGCCTCACGCGCTGGCTGCGCAGCGACAGTCCCGCAATTGAGGTTTTCCGGGACGGCACTGAGGTCGTCAACCTCACTGCCTCTGCCCTGCAATGA
- a CDS encoding helix-turn-helix domain-containing protein — protein MSDAIQRIVMIRFRLTELIADKAFKERRVVSLTEVAEATGIHRATLSKMANQPGANIGTEVIDKLCRYFGCQPGHLLTYVEEETEQS, from the coding sequence TTGAGCGACGCCATTCAGCGGATAGTTATGATCAGGTTCCGGCTGACCGAGCTCATCGCGGACAAGGCCTTCAAGGAGCGACGCGTCGTCTCGCTCACCGAGGTCGCGGAAGCCACCGGCATTCACCGAGCAACTCTGTCGAAGATGGCGAATCAGCCCGGGGCGAACATCGGGACGGAGGTCATCGACAAGCTATGTCGGTACTTTGGATGCCAGCCCGGACACTTGTTGACTTACGTCGAAGAAGAAACCGAACAGTCCTGA